One segment of Solanum stenotomum isolate F172 chromosome 1, ASM1918654v1, whole genome shotgun sequence DNA contains the following:
- the LOC125866143 gene encoding leucine-rich repeat receptor-like serine/threonine-protein kinase BAM3, giving the protein MLPLILVTLFTLVCTSISSSSSSISTDFHALLNLKKGFDFSNSVLSSWDNSNPSSVCSWMGIKCLQDRVVSINLSNMELYGSVSPAISRLDKLVELSIDGNNFTGEIKIENMRSLQSLNISNNMFSGSLDWNYTSLANLEVLDAYNNNFSSFLPVGVVSLEKLKYLDLGGNYFYGRIPESYGDLIGLEYLQLAGNDLHGRIPRALGNLTNLKEIYLGYFNVFVGGIPKEFGKLENLVHMDISNCELDGPIPPELGNLKLLNTLFLHINLLSGPIPKELGNLTGLVNLDLSANALTGEIPFELINLQQLSLFNLFMNKLHGSIPDFIADYPDLKILGLWMNNFTGIIPEKLGQNEKLQELDLSSNKLTGTIPKHLCASKQLRILILLKNFLFGSIPEDLGTCLSLVRVRLGQNYLNGSIPNGFIYMPDLNLVELQNNYLSGTLSENGNTSSKPAKLGQLNLSNNQLSGSLPFSLSNFSSLQILSLGGNQFSGPIPTSIGQLSQALKIDLSQNFLSGEIPPEIGNCVHLTYLDLSQNNFSGSIPPRVSEIRILNYLNLSRNHLNETIPKSIGTMRSLTTADFSFNDLSGKLPESGQFAYFNATSFAGNPQLCGSLLNNPCNFTLITDPPGKSHGDFKLIFALGLLICSLVFAAAAIIKAKSFKKTGADSWKMTAFQKVEFSVANVLECVKDGNVIGRGGAGIVYHGKMPNGVEIAVKKLLGFGNNSHDHGFRAEIRTLGNIRHRNIVRLVAFCSNKETNLLVYEYMRNGSLGEALHGKKGGFLSWNLRYKIAIEAAKGLCYLHHDCSPLIVHRDVKSNNILLNSNFEAHVADFGLAKFLVDGGASECMSAVAGSYGYIAPEYAYTLRVDEKSDVYSFGVVLLELITGRRPVGEFGDGVDIVQWSKKVTNCKREQVTHIVDPRLTTVPEDEAMHLFFISMLCIQENSVERPTMREVIQMLSEFPRQSSEYNQPSTSKVVLHKLKSLENDQTTCPKIRKELLV; this is encoded by the exons ATGTTGCCACTTATTCTTGTCACACTCTTTACTCTTGTATGCACTTCCatttcctcctcttcctcttctatTAGTACTGATTTTCATGCTTTGTTAAATCTAAAAAAAGGATTTGACTTCTCAAATTCTGTTTTGAGTTCATGGGATAATTCAAATCCTAGCTCAGTTTGTTCTTGGATGGGAATCAAATGCTTACAAGACCGAGTTGTATCGATAAACTTATCCAATATGGAGCTTTATGGTTCTGTTTCCCCTGCTATTTCAAGGTTAGATAAGCTTGTTGAGCTTTCAATTGATGGAAACAACTTCACTGGTGAAATCAAGATTGAGAACATGAGGAGTCTTCAGTCACTCAACATTTCAAACAACATGTTTAGTGGTAGTCTTGATTGGAACTACACAAGTTTGGCTAATTTGGAGGTTCTTGATGCTTACAACAATAACTTCTCATCTTTTCTTCCTGTTGGAGTTGTTAGCTTGGAGAAACTCAAGTACTTGGACTTAGGTGGCAATTATTTCTATGGACGAATACCGGAGAGTTATGGGGATTTGATTGGGTTGGAATACTTACAACTTGCTGGAAATGACCTGCATGGAAGAATCCCTAGAGCTTTGGGGAATCTTACCAACTTGAAAGAGATTTATTTGGGATATTTCAATGTTTTTGTAGGTGGGATTCCTAAGGAATTTGGAAAGTTGGAGAATCTTGTTCACATGGATATTTCTAACTGTGAATTAGATGGTCCAATTCCTCCTGAATTAGGGAATTTGAAATTGTTAAACACACTTTTTCTACATATAAATCTTCTTTCAGGTCCAATTCCAAAGGAACTAGGCAACCTTACTGGCTTAGTCAATCTTGATCTTTCAGCCAATGCACTTACTGGTGAAATCCCATTTGAGCTCATTAACCTTCAGCAGCTAAGTCTTTTCAACCTGTTCATGAACAAATTACATGGTTCTATACCGGATTTCATCGCTGATTATCCTGACCTGAAGATTCTTGGTCTCTGGATGAACAACTTCACCGGTATAATCCCAGAGAAGTTAGGCCAAAATGAGAAGCTACAAGAGCTGGATTTGTCTTCAAATAAGCTCACTGGTACAATTCCTAAACACTTGTGTGCTTCTAAGCAACTCAGAATCTTGATTTTACTCAAGAATTTCCTCTTTGGTTCAATCCCAGAGGATTTAGGCACATGTTTAAGTCTTGTTAGGGTGAGATTGGGACAGAACTACTTGAATGGTAGTATTCCAAATGGATTCATTTACATGCCTGACCTAAACTTAGTTGAGCTTCAGAATAACTACCTGTCTGGTACCTTATCAGAAAATGGTAACACTTCTTCAAAGCCAGCCAAGTTAGGTCAATTGAATTTATCAAACAATCAACTTTCAGGTTCTTTACCATTTTCACTTTCTAATTTCTCTTCCCTTCAAATCCTTTCACTTGGAGGGAACCAATTCTCTGGTCCTATTCCTACTTCTATAGGTCAACTCTCACAAGCTTTAAAAATTGACCTCAGTCAAAACTTTCTTTCTGGTGAAATCCCCCCTGAAATAGGCAACTGTGTCCACTTGACTTATCTAGACTTGAGCCAGAACAACTTCTCTGGCTCAATTCCACCTCGAGTATCCGAAATCCGAATCTTGAACTACTTGAACTTGTCAAGAAACCACTTGAATGAGACCATACCAAAGTCAATTGGCACCATGAGGAGTCTCACTACTGCTGATTTCTCATTCAATGATCTATCAGGCAAGCTCCCAGAATCAGGCCAATTTGCTTACTTCAATGCTACTTCTTTCGCGGGCAATCCTCAACTCTGTGGTTCTTTATTGAACAACCCTTGCAATTTCACACTAATCACTGATCCACCAGGAAAGTCTCATGGAGATTTCAAGCTGATCTTCGCCCTCGGATTGTTAATCTGTTCACTAGTCTTTGCAGCTGCAGCTATCATAAAGGCCAAGTCTTTCAAGAAAACAGGCGCGGACTCTTGGAAAATGACAGCATTTCAGAAGGTTGAATTCAGTGTTGCTAATGTTCTTGAATGTGTAAAAGATGGCAATGTGATAGGCAGAGGAGGAGCCGGGATTGTGTACCATGGGAAAATGCCAAATGGAGTTGAAATTGCAGTGAAAAAACTGCTTGGCTTTGGGAACAATAGTCATGATCATGGTTTCAGGGCGGAGATTCGGACACTAGGCAACATTCGACATAGAAACATTGTAAGACTAGTTGCTTTTTGTTCCAACAAGGAAACGAATCTCCTTGTGTATGAGTACATGAGGAATGGTAGTTTAGGAGAGGCGTTACACGGGAAAAAAGGTGGATTCCTTAGCTGGAATTTGAGGTATAAAATTGCTATAGAAGCTGCTAAAGGATTGTGCTATCTTCACCACGACTGCTCGCCATTGATCGTTCACAGAGACGTCAAATCCAACAACATTTTGCTGAATTCAAACTTTGAAGCTCATGTTGCTGATTTTGGACTAGCAAAATTCTTGGTAGATGGTGGTGCCTCAGAATGCATGTCTGCTGTTGCTGGCTCCTATGGTTACATTGCCCCTG AATATGCATACACATTGAGAGTAGATGAAAAGAGCGATGTATATAGTTTTGGTGTGGTTCTATTGGAGCTGATCACCGGGCGTCGTCCGGTGGGTGAATTCGGAGACGGAGTGGACATAGTACAATGGAGCAAGAAAGTGACAAATTGTAAAAGGGAACAAGTAACACACATTGTTGATCCAAGGTTAACCACTGTGCCTGAAGATGAAGCCATGCATTTGTTCTTTATTTCTATGCTATGTATTCAAGAAAATAGCGTAGAACGTCCAACAATGAGGGAAGTCATTCAAATGTTGTCCGAATTTCCACGACAATCATCAGAATATAATCAACCTTCGACTTCAAAAGTTGTTTTACATAAGCTAAAAAGCCTTGAGAATGACCAAACTACTTGTCCGAAGATTCGGAAAGAACTTTTGGTCTAa